One window of Thalassovita mediterranea genomic DNA carries:
- a CDS encoding lysine--tRNA ligase yields the protein MSTLPELADTAKAWPFEQARALLKRLENMERAGKPKEGPVTFETGYGPSGLPHIGTFGEVVRTTMVRTAFETLTDGKYETRMICVSDDMDGMRKVPPTVPNPKDLEAYMQMPLTAVPDPFGTHESYGAHMGARLCAFLDSFGFDYEFKSATTLYKTGVFDEALLRALEKFDEIMAVMLPTLGAERQATYSPFLPISPSTGRVLYVPMKATDAKAGTITFEDEDGTDVTIPVTGGATKLQWKPDFGMRWAALGVDFEMFGKDHQDNAPIYSKICKILGSQPPQQYVYELFLDEKGEKISKTKGNGISVEDWLAYAPQESLSLFQFQKPRVAKKLYFDVIPKAVDEYLTFLSKYPEEEAARQIENPVWHIHSGNPPEGDTPVSFALLLNLVSAANTETKEQLWDFISRYAPEASPESHPFLDKLAGYAIRYYEDFVKPTKVYRAPDEKERAAMEDLANRLSSLEGEADAETLQNLTFEIGKTHEFENLRDWFKALYEVLLGQSQGPRFGGFAALYGVHETARLIKGALARDTESA from the coding sequence ATGAGCACGCTTCCAGAGCTTGCAGACACGGCGAAGGCCTGGCCTTTTGAACAGGCACGTGCGCTGCTGAAACGGCTCGAGAATATGGAGCGTGCGGGCAAACCCAAAGAGGGCCCGGTCACGTTCGAGACCGGCTATGGCCCGTCCGGCCTTCCTCATATCGGCACGTTCGGTGAAGTCGTCCGTACGACGATGGTGCGCACGGCCTTCGAGACTCTGACCGACGGCAAGTATGAAACGCGCATGATCTGCGTGTCCGATGATATGGACGGCATGCGCAAGGTGCCGCCGACGGTGCCGAACCCGAAAGACCTTGAAGCCTACATGCAGATGCCGCTGACGGCGGTGCCGGACCCGTTCGGCACGCATGAAAGCTATGGCGCGCATATGGGCGCGCGCCTCTGCGCCTTCCTCGACAGCTTCGGTTTTGACTACGAGTTCAAGTCAGCGACGACGCTCTACAAGACCGGCGTGTTCGATGAGGCGCTGCTGCGGGCCCTCGAAAAGTTCGATGAGATCATGGCGGTCATGCTGCCGACGCTCGGCGCTGAGCGTCAGGCGACCTACTCGCCCTTCCTACCGATCTCACCGTCGACGGGCCGCGTGCTCTATGTGCCAATGAAGGCTACGGACGCGAAGGCTGGCACCATCACTTTCGAGGATGAAGACGGCACAGACGTCACCATCCCGGTCACGGGCGGCGCCACCAAGCTGCAATGGAAGCCGGATTTCGGCATGCGCTGGGCCGCGCTCGGCGTCGACTTCGAGATGTTCGGCAAGGACCACCAGGACAATGCGCCGATCTATTCAAAGATCTGCAAGATCCTCGGCAGCCAGCCGCCGCAGCAATATGTCTATGAGCTCTTCCTCGATGAGAAGGGCGAGAAGATTTCCAAGACCAAGGGCAATGGCATCTCGGTCGAGGACTGGCTGGCCTATGCGCCGCAGGAGAGCCTGTCACTCTTCCAGTTCCAGAAGCCACGCGTTGCGAAGAAGCTCTATTTCGACGTCATTCCGAAGGCGGTCGATGAGTATCTGACCTTCCTGTCGAAATACCCGGAAGAAGAGGCAGCGCGCCAGATCGAGAACCCTGTCTGGCATATCCATTCCGGCAATCCGCCGGAAGGCGATACGCCTGTGTCCTTCGCGCTGCTGCTCAACCTCGTCAGCGCCGCAAACACTGAGACCAAGGAACAGCTCTGGGACTTCATCTCGCGCTATGCGCCTGAGGCCAGCCCTGAGAGCCATCCCTTCCTCGACAAGCTCGCTGGTTATGCGATCCGCTATTACGAGGACTTCGTGAAGCCGACGAAGGTCTACCGTGCGCCTGACGAGAAAGAGCGCGCCGCGATGGAGGACCTCGCCAATCGCCTGTCGTCCCTTGAGGGCGAAGCCGATGCCGAGACGCTCCAGAACCTGACCTTCGAAATCGGCAAGACGCATGAATTCGAGAACCTTCGTGACTGGTTCAAGGCGCTTTACGAGGTGCTGCTGGGCCAGAGCCAGGGGCCGCGCTTTGGCGGCTTTGCAGCCCTCTACGGCGTCCACGAGACGGCAAGGCTGATCAAGGGTGCGCTGGCGCGCGACACGGAATCGGCTTGA
- a CDS encoding SCP2 sterol-binding domain-containing protein, producing the protein MDLATLTAKANEAVSAGGDFTKKVKFDFGDAGKLFIDGANGKADNSDSEADATVKVDWDDFQKLVAGQLDPTMAFMQGKLKVLGDMSVAMQLQGLMKKFS; encoded by the coding sequence ATGGATCTCGCAACTCTCACTGCAAAAGCAAATGAAGCAGTGTCTGCTGGCGGTGATTTCACCAAAAAGGTGAAATTTGACTTCGGCGATGCCGGCAAGCTGTTCATCGACGGCGCGAATGGCAAAGCCGACAATTCCGACAGCGAGGCTGATGCGACGGTAAAGGTCGACTGGGACGACTTCCAGAAGCTCGTCGCTGGTCAGCTCGACCCGACGATGGCCTTCATGCAAGGCAAGCTGAAAGTGCTGGGCGACATGTCGGTTGCCATGCAGCTTCAAGGCCTGATGAAGAAATTCAGCTAG
- the bfr gene encoding bacterioferritin — translation MKGDPKVIEFLNACLKNELTAINQYFLHSRMLMDWGVSILGEHEYKESIEEMEHADWLIQRILFLGGLPNLQDLGKLKIGETVEEILASDLELEREACPVLRDGMEQAEKVRDYVSRDLFLKILASEEEHIDYLETQMELVDRIGIQNYIQLQSEPNKTLDPAP, via the coding sequence ATGAAGGGCGACCCGAAAGTCATCGAATTCCTGAACGCCTGTCTCAAGAATGAGCTGACGGCGATCAATCAGTACTTCCTCCATTCGCGCATGCTGATGGACTGGGGTGTCTCCATCCTGGGCGAGCACGAGTACAAGGAATCGATCGAGGAGATGGAGCATGCCGACTGGCTCATTCAGCGCATCCTTTTCCTTGGCGGCCTGCCAAACCTGCAGGACCTCGGCAAACTGAAGATCGGCGAGACGGTCGAGGAAATCCTCGCCAGCGACCTCGAGCTTGAGCGTGAGGCCTGCCCGGTCCTTCGTGACGGCATGGAGCAGGCTGAAAAGGTCCGCGACTATGTCAGCCGCGATCTCTTCCTCAAGATCCTCGCGAGCGAAGAAGAGCATATCGACTATCTGGAAACCCAGATGGAACTCGTCGACCGGATCGGCATCCAGAACTACATCCAGCTCCAGTCCGAGCCGAACAAGACGCTCGACCCGGCCCCATAA
- a CDS encoding VOC family protein: protein MAYTSKVRTCLWFDGRGEEAAEFYTTLLPGSHIESRSYPEPDKPALVVEFTLAGAPYMVLNGGPMFEHSPAASISVLADDQSEIDRLWDALTKDGGKESMCGWVVDRFGVSWQVVPSVLPSMMESDDKAAAGRARAAMMKMRKFNIAALEAAFRG, encoded by the coding sequence ATGGCCTACACATCAAAAGTGCGCACCTGCCTCTGGTTCGATGGACGCGGCGAAGAAGCCGCCGAGTTCTATACCACGCTCCTGCCGGGCAGCCATATCGAGAGCCGCTCCTATCCAGAGCCCGACAAGCCTGCGCTCGTGGTCGAGTTTACCCTCGCGGGAGCCCCCTATATGGTGCTGAATGGCGGACCGATGTTCGAGCATTCGCCCGCCGCCTCTATATCCGTGCTGGCCGATGACCAGTCCGAGATCGACCGGCTTTGGGACGCGCTCACGAAAGATGGCGGCAAAGAAAGCATGTGCGGCTGGGTCGTCGACCGGTTCGGTGTCTCCTGGCAGGTCGTGCCGTCGGTCCTTCCATCCATGATGGAGAGTGACGACAAGGCAGCGGCTGGTCGGGCACGCGCGGCGATGATGAAAATGAGAAAATTCAATATCGCGGCGCTGGAGGCGGCTTTTCGCGGCTAG
- a CDS encoding glutathione S-transferase codes for MIKIHHLEDSRSQRILWLLEELGLDYEVIRYERDPQTRLAPDALRAIHPLGKSPVLEEGDVIVAETGAIIEYVIDTHGAGRLKPAAGTSEQRAWTYWMHYAEGSAMPPLLMKLVFQMLPQNANALMRPVVKAITSRAENGFIDPRLKEHIEFWESSLAPTGWFAGSEFTAADIIMSFPLEAAASRSDAGQYPNISGFLTRIHERPAYKRALERGGPYAYA; via the coding sequence ATGATCAAGATCCACCACCTCGAAGACAGCCGCTCACAGCGTATCCTGTGGCTGCTGGAAGAACTTGGCCTCGACTATGAGGTCATCCGATATGAACGCGATCCGCAAACGAGGCTCGCGCCGGACGCACTGCGCGCTATCCACCCGCTCGGCAAATCGCCTGTTCTGGAAGAAGGCGATGTCATTGTCGCAGAGACGGGCGCTATCATCGAGTACGTCATCGACACGCATGGCGCCGGGCGCCTGAAACCCGCGGCCGGCACGAGCGAACAGCGCGCCTGGACCTACTGGATGCACTATGCCGAAGGGTCTGCGATGCCACCGCTTCTGATGAAGCTGGTGTTCCAGATGCTGCCGCAGAATGCCAATGCGCTGATGCGGCCTGTCGTGAAGGCGATCACGTCGCGCGCGGAGAATGGCTTCATCGACCCGCGCCTGAAGGAGCATATCGAGTTCTGGGAGAGCTCGCTCGCGCCGACGGGATGGTTTGCCGGCAGCGAGTTTACCGCTGCCGACATTATCATGAGTTTTCCACTGGAGGCCGCTGCGAGCCGAAGCGATGCCGGGCAATACCCGAATATCTCAGGCTTCCTGACCCGCATCCATGAGCGGCCCGCCTATAAGCGGGCGCTGGAACGCGGCGGGCCTTACGCCTACGCGTAA
- a CDS encoding (2Fe-2S)-binding protein: MIICICRRINDSGIRDAVDAGARSPEAVQAHHGCAFNCGKCRTTIGEMISERVEATALEPLQAAAE; the protein is encoded by the coding sequence ATGATCATTTGCATTTGCAGGCGCATTAACGATTCCGGCATCCGCGACGCCGTCGATGCTGGTGCACGCAGCCCCGAAGCGGTTCAGGCTCACCATGGCTGCGCCTTCAATTGCGGCAAGTGCAGAACGACGATCGGTGAGATGATTTCCGAGCGTGTCGAGGCGACGGCGCTTGAGCCACTCCAGGCCGCTGCAGAATAA
- a CDS encoding GGDEF domain-containing protein, whose translation MSERLLSDMAPIKVNYLRAALIAVISVIVTWVMTGFAFWIDPVPPAVAEEILVSTWVIATLVPTCVSFPVAVILQRERLKLARALTQLEDAHAELARSSRIDALTQLRNREAFLADVEALKAEGLRGSMLMIDVDHFKSINDTWGHATGDEALKLISDAIRGAVNEGDITGRLGGEEFGVFVASEGLDAGRQVADRICLNIARIAFYPRGGIARRITASVGLATGDLARDTSMMMSQADRSLYEAKGSGRNQVKVYKAA comes from the coding sequence ATGTCAGAACGCCTCCTCTCGGATATGGCGCCCATCAAGGTGAATTACCTGCGGGCAGCCCTGATCGCGGTGATATCCGTGATTGTGACCTGGGTCATGACGGGGTTCGCCTTCTGGATCGATCCGGTCCCGCCAGCTGTCGCCGAGGAAATCCTGGTCTCGACCTGGGTGATCGCCACCCTTGTCCCCACATGCGTGTCATTCCCTGTCGCAGTCATCCTGCAGCGCGAACGGCTGAAGCTCGCCCGCGCACTAACGCAGCTTGAGGATGCTCATGCTGAACTCGCGCGCTCTTCGCGCATCGATGCGCTGACGCAACTTCGTAATCGAGAAGCTTTTCTCGCGGACGTAGAAGCCCTCAAAGCTGAAGGCCTACGCGGCTCGATGCTGATGATCGATGTCGATCACTTCAAATCGATCAACGACACGTGGGGCCATGCCACCGGCGATGAGGCCCTGAAGCTGATCTCCGACGCCATTCGGGGCGCAGTGAATGAGGGCGATATTACGGGCCGGTTGGGCGGTGAGGAGTTTGGCGTCTTCGTCGCGTCTGAAGGCCTCGACGCTGGACGGCAGGTCGCTGACCGTATTTGCCTGAACATTGCGCGCATCGCCTTCTATCCACGCGGCGGTATCGCCCGGCGCATTACGGCCAGCGTAGGCCTCGCGACAGGTGACCTTGCCCGTGACACGAGCATGATGATGTCGCAGGCCGACCGCAGCCTCTATGAGGCCAAAGGGTCCGGGCGCAATCAGGTGAAGGTCTACAAGGCCGCCTGA
- a CDS encoding alpha/beta hydrolase yields MDQEDRDRRSSFVLLDKNPPPEGAELVWFEGMAGRSLRACLAPSTHAKPRGTAIICPGRTEFIEKYFETARDLQARGFAIVILDWPGQGLSDRLLEDPKKGHIDRFETFMSALRNGLDAMPGDLPRPYVCVAHSMGGAIALAAMARKLVRVDAAAFSAPMWGLPVNLAVRYIIWAMRAVGRDGDYARQPGPPETFENNIVTHDRDRWQLQRDLIAAVPELEVGPMTWGWLGASLDILNETRKPALLRGVDCPVFVASAGDEQLVDNKAHAKVAKHIPSCTHITIKGARHEILMEQDVYREQFWDGFDQLLATSGL; encoded by the coding sequence ATGGACCAGGAAGACAGAGACCGCCGGAGCAGTTTTGTCCTACTGGACAAGAACCCTCCGCCCGAGGGTGCAGAGCTGGTCTGGTTTGAAGGCATGGCCGGGCGCAGCCTGCGGGCCTGTCTCGCCCCATCGACGCACGCCAAGCCGCGCGGGACTGCCATTATATGTCCCGGCCGTACCGAATTCATCGAGAAGTATTTCGAGACCGCACGCGACCTGCAGGCGCGCGGCTTTGCCATCGTCATTCTGGACTGGCCCGGTCAGGGCCTTTCAGACCGGCTGCTGGAAGACCCCAAAAAAGGCCATATCGACCGGTTCGAGACCTTCATGAGCGCCCTTCGAAATGGGTTGGACGCCATGCCGGGAGACTTGCCCCGGCCTTATGTCTGTGTGGCGCACTCCATGGGCGGCGCGATCGCGCTCGCAGCCATGGCGCGAAAACTGGTGCGGGTGGATGCTGCCGCGTTTTCTGCGCCGATGTGGGGCCTGCCGGTCAATCTGGCGGTGCGCTATATCATTTGGGCAATGCGCGCCGTTGGCCGCGACGGCGATTATGCCCGCCAGCCCGGACCGCCTGAAACCTTCGAGAACAACATCGTCACGCATGACCGTGATCGTTGGCAGCTGCAGCGCGACCTGATCGCCGCCGTGCCGGAATTGGAAGTCGGCCCGATGACCTGGGGCTGGCTTGGCGCTTCGCTCGACATTCTGAACGAGACGCGAAAACCGGCACTTTTGCGCGGCGTTGACTGCCCCGTCTTTGTCGCGAGCGCCGGGGACGAACAGCTCGTCGACAACAAGGCGCACGCGAAGGTCGCAAAGCATATTCCGAGCTGTACGCACATCACGATCAAGGGCGCACGTCATGAGATCCTGATGGAGCAGGATGTCTACCGCGAGCAGTTCTGGGACGGGTTCGATCAGCTGCTCGCGACGTCAGGCCTTTAA
- a CDS encoding indolepyruvate ferredoxin oxidoreductase family protein translates to MEHREVTLNDKYDLVEGHAYMTGIQALVRLPLDQKRLDLEAGHNTAGFISGYRGSPLGGYDQQLRAAGKWLDKYEIEFWEGLNEDLGATAVWGSQQLGLFPGAKRDGLFGIWYGKAPGVDRTGDAFKHANAAGTSRLGGVLAICGDDHTCKSSTLPSQSEYAMRDAEIPVLNPASIQDVLDYGIHGWAMSRFSGAWTSLIALADTMDSGAVVDVTLNRLNLIKPDFEFPESGVHMRRGDNPIEKERRLREVKLPAAQAWVRANQLDHVLVPSPKPRVGIITTGQAARDIFEALAAIGITPEEAGRLGISVFKVAMPWPLEPTRIREFCKGLERVLVIEHKRPLIEEQLRSVLYSLPDNERPFIEGKQDRFGKPLLSQVSSIPVPEMAHALVGAVPGEWDKSAADRYFQRVGAAGQAAQSNASPTVRTPHYCSGCPHNTSTTVPEGSRALAGIGCHYMANFMPDRKTDMTSQMGGEGVAWIGQYFATDEDHMFVNLGDGTYSHSGSLAIRAAVTSGANMTYKILYNDAVAMTGGQTVESGQTPVDIAQQVEAEGVKTIVVVTEDPTRYAGVKGLPRSVKIYDREELDDVQKMLRDTKGVSVMIYDQVCATEKRRRSKRGLREPDRVRVMINQEVCEGCGDCSIKSNCLSVEPVETELGRKRRINQSTCNTDLSCLRGFCPSFVTIKDAHFAAEDAPVLDVDASNLPLPDLPPVAQPWNILFTGVGGTGVTTVAAVLAMAAHVDGNAASSLDMTGLAQKGGPVLSHLRFAREPDMISTGRVPPASADAIIGCDLVVAAGGDAISLMDVSRTHVTANADVTPTSEFIRDRSKTFESQLLAARVKRQAKDFGSIDAESLALGYLNDAIYTNMIMVGYAWQKGLVPVSLRGLYRAIKLNGVKIEENMKAFDVGRIAAVDPDRLEQTSDPRGDVAPMTLDQIIENRAERLTAYQNEAYAQKYRDLVAKVRKDEEAAGLGEGFTAAVAKFAFKLMAYKDEYEVARLYTDGSFEKKLRETFHGGKISYLMAPPLIAKKDSNGHLKKKPFGPWMKTVFSMMRRFKGLRGTAFDPFGYTEERKMERGLRDTYLERVADMSGKLTKKNHELAIAIASIPDEIRGYGHVKEASVEAAKGHEAELLQNWPEGGMPKQKKTLIAAE, encoded by the coding sequence TTGGAACACCGCGAAGTCACGCTGAACGATAAATACGATCTTGTCGAGGGTCATGCCTACATGACGGGTATCCAGGCGCTGGTGCGCCTGCCGCTTGATCAGAAGCGCCTCGACCTTGAGGCCGGGCACAATACGGCCGGCTTTATTTCCGGCTATCGCGGCTCGCCGCTCGGTGGCTATGACCAGCAGCTTCGCGCTGCCGGCAAGTGGCTGGACAAGTATGAGATCGAGTTCTGGGAAGGTCTCAATGAGGACCTAGGCGCAACGGCTGTCTGGGGCTCGCAGCAGCTTGGTCTTTTCCCGGGTGCGAAGCGCGACGGCCTGTTCGGCATCTGGTACGGCAAGGCGCCGGGCGTTGACCGCACGGGCGACGCTTTCAAGCACGCCAACGCAGCCGGCACCTCCCGTCTCGGCGGTGTCCTCGCCATCTGCGGCGACGACCACACCTGCAAATCATCCACGCTTCCATCGCAGTCTGAATATGCGATGCGCGACGCGGAAATCCCTGTCCTGAACCCGGCCTCCATTCAGGATGTGCTGGACTACGGCATTCACGGCTGGGCGATGAGCCGCTTCTCCGGTGCATGGACCTCCCTGATCGCGCTCGCCGATACGATGGACTCCGGCGCGGTCGTCGATGTCACGCTGAACCGCCTCAACCTTATCAAGCCGGACTTCGAATTCCCCGAAAGCGGCGTCCACATGCGCCGCGGCGACAATCCGATCGAGAAAGAGCGCCGCCTTCGCGAGGTGAAACTGCCAGCGGCACAGGCCTGGGTCCGCGCAAACCAGCTCGACCATGTGCTCGTCCCGTCGCCAAAGCCGCGCGTCGGTATCATCACCACAGGTCAGGCTGCCCGCGACATCTTCGAGGCGCTTGCCGCGATTGGCATCACGCCAGAAGAAGCTGGCCGTCTCGGCATCAGCGTCTTCAAGGTTGCGATGCCTTGGCCGCTGGAGCCGACCCGTATCCGTGAATTCTGTAAGGGCCTCGAGCGCGTTCTCGTGATCGAGCACAAGCGCCCGCTGATCGAAGAGCAGCTTCGCTCCGTTCTCTACAGCCTGCCCGACAATGAGCGTCCTTTCATCGAAGGCAAGCAGGACCGTTTCGGCAAGCCGCTGCTCAGCCAGGTGTCTTCCATTCCGGTCCCGGAAATGGCGCATGCGCTCGTCGGCGCTGTGCCTGGCGAATGGGACAAGTCCGCCGCAGACCGCTACTTCCAGCGCGTCGGCGCCGCCGGTCAGGCCGCGCAGTCGAATGCGTCGCCAACTGTCCGCACGCCGCACTATTGTTCGGGCTGCCCGCACAATACGTCGACCACCGTGCCGGAAGGCTCGCGCGCGCTTGCCGGTATCGGCTGCCACTACATGGCGAACTTCATGCCGGACCGTAAGACCGACATGACCAGCCAGATGGGCGGCGAAGGCGTTGCCTGGATCGGCCAGTATTTCGCGACCGACGAAGACCACATGTTCGTCAATCTCGGCGATGGCACCTATTCGCACTCTGGTTCGCTTGCCATTCGCGCTGCGGTGACCTCCGGCGCGAACATGACCTACAAGATCCTCTACAATGACGCCGTCGCGATGACGGGCGGCCAGACCGTCGAGTCCGGCCAGACCCCGGTCGATATCGCCCAACAGGTCGAGGCCGAAGGCGTGAAGACGATCGTCGTCGTGACCGAGGACCCGACCCGTTATGCAGGCGTAAAAGGCCTGCCGCGTTCGGTGAAGATCTATGACCGCGAAGAGCTCGATGACGTGCAGAAAATGCTGCGCGACACCAAGGGCGTCTCCGTCATGATCTATGACCAGGTCTGCGCAACCGAGAAGCGCCGCCGCTCCAAGCGCGGCCTGCGTGAACCGGACCGCGTGCGCGTGATGATCAACCAGGAAGTCTGCGAAGGCTGCGGTGACTGCTCGATCAAGTCCAACTGTCTCTCAGTTGAGCCGGTCGAGACTGAACTTGGGCGCAAGCGCCGCATCAACCAGTCGACCTGTAACACTGACCTTTCCTGCCTCCGCGGCTTCTGCCCGAGCTTTGTAACCATCAAGGATGCACACTTCGCAGCTGAAGACGCACCGGTTCTCGATGTAGATGCATCGAACCTGCCGCTGCCGGACCTGCCACCTGTCGCCCAGCCATGGAACATCCTGTTCACCGGCGTCGGCGGCACGGGCGTTACGACCGTGGCGGCTGTGCTCGCCATGGCGGCGCATGTTGACGGCAATGCAGCCTCATCGCTCGACATGACCGGCCTTGCCCAGAAGGGCGGCCCTGTGCTCTCGCATCTTCGCTTTGCGCGTGAGCCGGACATGATCTCGACAGGCCGCGTGCCACCGGCTTCCGCCGATGCCATCATCGGCTGCGACCTTGTCGTGGCGGCTGGCGGCGACGCCATCTCGCTCATGGATGTCAGCCGGACGCATGTGACGGCAAACGCTGACGTGACGCCGACCAGCGAGTTCATCCGCGACCGGTCCAAGACCTTTGAAAGCCAGCTTCTCGCCGCCCGCGTGAAGCGTCAGGCCAAGGATTTTGGCTCTATCGACGCTGAATCGCTCGCCCTCGGCTATCTCAACGACGCGATCTACACGAACATGATCATGGTCGGTTACGCCTGGCAGAAGGGCCTCGTGCCCGTCTCGCTTCGCGGTCTCTACCGCGCCATCAAGCTCAATGGCGTGAAGATCGAAGAGAACATGAAGGCCTTCGACGTTGGCCGGATTGCAGCTGTTGACCCGGACCGTCTTGAGCAGACCTCGGACCCTCGCGGCGATGTCGCCCCGATGACGCTGGACCAGATCATCGAGAACCGCGCAGAGCGCCTGACGGCCTACCAGAACGAAGCCTATGCGCAGAAGTATCGCGACCTCGTTGCAAAAGTCCGCAAGGACGAAGAAGCAGCAGGCCTTGGCGAGGGCTTCACTGCAGCCGTTGCGAAATTCGCCTTCAAGCTCATGGCCTATAAGGATGAGTATGAAGTCGCGCGTCTCTACACTGACGGCTCGTTCGAGAAGAAGCTTCGCGAAACCTTCCACGGTGGCAAGATCAGCTATCTGATGGCGCCGCCGCTGATCGCGAAGAAGGACTCCAACGGTCATCTCAAGAAAAAGCCGTTCGGCCCATGGATGAAAACGGTCTTCAGTATGATGCGCCGCTTCAAGGGTCTTCGCGGCACGGCCTTCGACCCGTTCGGCTATACCGAGGAGCGCAAGATGGAGCGCGGTCTCCGCGACACCTATCTTGAGCGCGTCGCCGACATGTCAGGCAAGCTGACCAAGAAGAACCATGAGCTTGCCATCGCGATTGCGTCCATCCCGGACGAGATCCGCGGCTATGGCCACGTCAAGGAAGCTTCCGTCGAAGCGGCAAAAGGCCATGAGGCAGAGCTTCTGCAGAACTGGCCGGAAGGCGGCATGCCGAAGCAGAAGAAGACGCTGATCGCGGCTGAATAA